Proteins co-encoded in one Sphingomonas carotinifaciens genomic window:
- a CDS encoding pyridoxal phosphate-dependent aminotransferase, with amino-acid sequence MSTATDLLARSAHNPSFFAVRKTAPADRPLLDFCVPVNLHYPRAELLADAANQLDEITKYYPDYADVHQDHLARLTGLPADSIVVTNGSTEIITELVRAAQGPLMTCAPTFGQWTDLPREHGKAFDLLMRRREDDFVLDPRRVIKHVRAIRAQTLILSNPNNPTGVAMPLDEIRFIVEALADLSLIVIDESFIDFSDVESASALTLDHPNLIVVKSMGKTLGLHGVRLGYAVASPRSAARLRRQMPFWNINGLAAFVLSWVAARPQALIDSLAATAADRQMMETALQALPMLRVYPSAANFLFVELEEGVSGTKLRERLLTRHGIFIRDCGNKVGSSSRYLRLAVAASSAVTRLHDALSIELSRPAGLQCEA; translated from the coding sequence ATGTCAACCGCCACTGACCTGCTCGCGCGCTCGGCGCACAACCCGTCGTTTTTTGCGGTGCGCAAAACTGCTCCCGCGGATCGCCCGCTTCTCGACTTCTGCGTTCCGGTGAACCTCCACTATCCAAGAGCCGAACTGCTCGCCGATGCTGCCAACCAGCTCGACGAGATCACGAAATACTATCCCGACTATGCCGATGTACATCAGGACCACTTGGCCCGGCTGACCGGCCTTCCCGCCGACTCCATCGTCGTCACAAACGGGTCGACGGAAATCATCACCGAGCTCGTTCGTGCTGCGCAAGGCCCCCTGATGACGTGCGCCCCGACATTTGGTCAGTGGACGGACCTCCCCCGCGAACATGGCAAGGCGTTCGATCTGCTGATGCGCCGGCGGGAGGACGACTTCGTGTTGGACCCGCGCCGGGTGATCAAGCACGTCCGCGCCATCCGGGCTCAAACGCTTATTCTCAGCAATCCCAACAATCCGACAGGGGTCGCAATGCCGCTCGATGAAATCAGATTCATCGTCGAGGCGCTTGCCGACCTGTCGCTGATCGTCATCGATGAATCGTTCATCGACTTTTCGGACGTCGAGAGCGCAAGTGCGCTGACGCTCGATCATCCGAACCTCATCGTCGTGAAGAGCATGGGCAAGACGCTGGGTTTGCATGGTGTCCGGCTCGGTTACGCCGTGGCCTCCCCCCGGTCGGCCGCTCGCCTCCGCCGTCAGATGCCGTTCTGGAATATCAATGGGCTCGCAGCCTTCGTCCTCTCGTGGGTTGCGGCGCGCCCGCAGGCCCTGATCGACAGCCTCGCGGCAACCGCTGCCGATCGCCAGATGATGGAGACGGCTCTGCAGGCGTTGCCGATGCTTCGGGTCTATCCGTCAGCTGCCAACTTCTTGTTCGTCGAGCTGGAGGAAGGCGTGAGCGGTACAAAGCTGCGCGAGAGGCTTCTGACCCGACATGGCATCTTCATCCGCGATTGCGGCAACAAAGTTGGTTCTTCGAGTCGGTATCTGCGCCTAGCTGTTGCGGCGAGCTCTGCCGTCACACGACTCCATGACGCGCTCTCGATTGAGCTTTCTCGG